The Anas acuta chromosome 1, bAnaAcu1.1, whole genome shotgun sequence genome segment CTCTCTGTGCCTGCTGGTGCCCAGAGGCGTCTGGACAGTGCCCTCAGTAATAAGCTTAAGATTTTGGTTAACCCTGAAGTGATCAGGTGGTTGGACTCCACaatctttgtaggtcccttccaactatTCTGTTCTGTCTTAAAATGTCACCAGATGACGTCTTTCTTCAGTAAAGTTCTGTAGCTGGTCAGTAGCATTCTGAtggagcttttttttaaaaaaaaatgagtgctTGTTAAGGGAAAGGTCTGAGGGGGAAGCATGTACGTAATGGTTCCTTCAGCAGGACAGAAAGACCTTCTGTGGGTCCGGATGGCCAAGAGTGAGGCAGGCAGAGAAACAAGTGACTGTGTGTCACCTTTCTGTGAGGATAGGCAAAAGAGCTAGATGACTTGTGTTTTGTGCTGGGAGATGGAAGATAGTAGCTTCAGGACCTGTCCTAAATTAGAAAAGGAGACTTGAAGCTGGTGGTTCATTTCATCTGATGAGATGAGCCTGTTTTTCGTTCTGTGCCttgcttattttctctgtagACCTGTGAAGATCTTGGATTTTTCCTGGTAACAGCACAGAATGTCCTTGCCTTGTTGTAGTCATACTTGTCTCCAGTCAGCTCTACTGGGGATATATTATTCCGGAGAAATCAAGATTCTGTGCCAGTTACACAGTGTTCAGAATGGTGGTAAGCGGTTTTCATGGGAACAAATACCATTCCACCCTCTCCCCAGCATATCCAGTGATCTTGGCAAATGTGCCATGTGAATGGCTGATCAATTTCTAAGTTTTTGTCTTTGACATTAGGGTTCTGGTAAATCCTATTTGGACTATTATTGATTGTATTGATGCCATGACTGATAGGCATCACAATTTTTAGAATTATGATTTTAGTAATTTTTACTTAAATTTCCTGGAAAGAcagagattttccttttctggaaagTATCTGCACCTAATGAGATGCTTTTGAAATCTTTATTGAGTGAAAATTACTTGAGTACTAGGAAGAATAAGTCTTTGCAACATTACTCTTCACTATTGCTCTGAGTCTGTTATTACTCTGAGGAGTCTGTTTACTTGCATATGCCCTCGTGAGCAGAGCTTATTAATCAAGTAATCATTTGGCTAGTAATGATTACGGTGTGATAATTACCTCTAACTATGCTTTCATGCCTGTAGGGCACAGTTTATCTAATCTGCACCTCTTTAAAGGAATCAGTATCTGAAAACAAGTCTGCAGATAGTATGTATCCTTGAACAACCTGCATGAAATCGAAGTAGGAGGTAGGAAGGGAATGAATGATCTGAGAGAGTGGGCTACAGGGATAAGGGAACAGATTATGTGGGATTGGAAGGAGTGGAGTGACAGGTTGATTTAAAGCACTCAGTTAAATTTCTCATTGTAAGTAAATATACACGTAGCTGAGACAGCTGCCGAATCACTGTTTTCTTTATAGCATTCTCCTGAATTAAGTACATGAAAATGTGTAAGTCGTGCACTCCTACGCTGTGATATTTCGGTCTGTGTTTTGCAGGTACCTCTCATGCTTCACAAAGATGGGTTTGATCTGCTCTGCTAAAATTCTTGTTAAAATACAAGAGAACTAAATGCTGACTCTGTTTTTGGTCTCTCCACAGTTCTTATTTGCTACACTCACACCAAGCAGGAAGCGCAGCCAAGGTCTCCCTTATCGATAGTTACAGCCCTGGTGGATAAAATTAGTAAGTGGCAATTTGATCAGCAGGAATAGTTTCATCTGTTTATCTTCCTCATTCAGCAGCTACTGCATTCCTGTTGTTGTTACTGGGGAtaccttcttccctcccccattGAGTTGCCTTCATGTTGCTTTGCCTTTGACCTCTTAAATATTCTGCCTTTTAtagaagggaggaggggaagagggttAAGTGGAtgcttttcagcatttcagattTCCCTTCCTTTAAAAGCACAACTTCAGTGTCTCCTGCACctctgtgtttggttttgtattaGCATGTGAGTTTCTtagcttcatttttaaacagtgtGTGTTCTGGTGAAGTTGGACCTTGCTTGTGTCGCATGTCCTGCTGACCACCTCTGTGGGTCTGCCAGCCATGTGcctgtttcttcctcttctggtTTTAGTGAAAACAGATAAGGCAGGAACTGCAGGCTAGCAGTGTGGTCCTGTGCAAGAGCCATCTCTTCGGGGTTGTTTGTGTGCTTTGCTGCTTACACAACACAAGAAGACCTTAGAGGAACCAGTCTTTCTAGTATTAGACCTGAGTGATCTGTCTCCAGTAACCTCTAACGTTTATTCCTGCAGATTTGCGCAAGAAGGTCGTACACCCTGACTGCGACATCAAATTCACCGGCAATGTTTCTTGGGTTGGGAAGACCTCAATGGAAGTAAAGATGCACATGCTGCAGGTTAGTTCCTGGCACTTCTGTCTCTCCTGCAGTAGTCACAAGGTGTTTCAGAGTGAATTCTGGATGATGACACTAACAGCCTAAATTACATTTCTAGAATAACCAAGGTGACTTCCAGTAGGTTAGGTAATACGTTATTAAAcactaaataattaaaaataaataggtgtTACTACTCTACACTGTACAGGAAGcaaaatgaatattaatttaattaaaaatcccTAATATTTCTATTGAATACTTACAGTCAGTTGATTAGTTAGCTGAAacattcagtattttaattatttagagTAGCGAGGGTAGTCTACTTACGTGATAGGAGTGGCTATGAGTCAGATAaacaggtaaatattttttgattcGGTTTGTGTCCTTAAGTGAAGTCTCTGATGTAGAAGATAACGTTACACCTTTGTTGTCTGAACTGCCTCCCAGTGCTGACAGTGGTGCCAACTTGGTATTACTTATAAAATTGTTTAGGCATTTCTCAGAATAAAGAGGAACTGGGcaatttacaattttattttatatttttttttccctagctgaAGATAGTAGTTAATCAGCATTCCTCTGCTTAATGGTTTTGTTACAGAATTCCCGAAAATGGAGTTCTAAGTTgtgttctttccttctgttcagcCTACTGTGGGAAATCTCAGAAGGGATGATAAAATGAAAGTAAACATTGTGATAACGATGTGAGTGTGTAGGTGGTACCAACTGAATAGCTTGCACTTTTTATAATTTTAGAgtttaaagataaaattcttTCCTGTCTCTCTCAGCTGCATGATGGTGATTACTGCCCTGTGTTAGATGCAACCTTTGTCATGGTGgcccgggacccagaaaacaaACGGTAATTTGTAGGACAGGGAAATAGTCTCCAGGCTCCTGTTGTGGTGAAAGTGGCAAATGTGGCAGCTGTGTATGTGTGAAGCTGTATGGTGTGGGTTATAAATGAATCGTATAGTTGATGTTTTCTGTTGACAAATGTTACTTTCCTGAGGCAAGCATCAGAGCTTTGAATTCAGGAGTCAAATGATACCAGGCATTGCTGTTAGTCTTTGGATCTGTCCCTTTTCCATAACAGATTTTCCCTGTGTTTGAATGACTGGCCTGATGAACAAAGAAGTAAATCAGTGGACTACTGACCCATGTGCATTGTACAGTAACTGTTAAAATTGATTGCTTTCTTgccctaaaaaacaaacaaacaaacaaacaaaaaacagaaagattgAGTCTCAGTggttcagaatcacagaacagcttaGGTTGGcggggacctctggaggtcatctagtccaaccccctaGCTCAAGCAGgggcacccagagcaggttCCCCAGAAGCACATCCAGGAGGGTTTTGAAAactctgtgccagtgctctgtcacccacaCAGAGCAAAAGTGCTCCCTGATGTTCAGATGAAGCTCGTGTGTGCCAGTTCGTGCCCATGGGCTTTTGATCTAGCACTGGCACCACTGAAAATAGCATGGATCCATCCTCttttcaccttcctttcaggtaggtTAAATAGTTTTTGAGTGTAATAGTATCATTAATTCTGTAATTTGGTATGGTAGGTGTTGTCAGAATACTTCAACCTAAATTAgataaaaatgtatgtaaaacaaaaaacaaaaaaacatggcCGTGGTGAGTATtctcacaaaacaaacaaacaaacaaaaaaaatcatggaaaaagaggaaaaaaaatcagaaaaaaaatgtttttcacccTTTCTGTAATACTTAGTTGTTAAACAGACTGCTCAGTTTCAGTTTTGGTTTATATGACTCCAGtactagaaaaaaattacatcttgTATTTCTTACACCTTGTATGACTTTCAGAAGTAATAAacgattttctttttaaatagtttaaataaTTGTCTATGTTTAATGAAGAAGGGTATTTATTGGAGGGGCTTTGCTTGACATAATTATTTAATCCTGATACTATTATAAGGAGTTACTAGTATAGTTTTCTGTATCAGATTTGTGTTAGTTTTAGATCCTATTAGTGCATTATATGTTGAAAagagatatatgtatatatacacttaaTTTTATGgttccccctcttttttttttttcccccaaaattgCAAAAATGGCATTATACACTAGTAGACTGGCTACTgtagcaaaacaaacaataatacTCCAAGCAACTATCCAAGGCAgtgtttttattctgctttacaAACAGGCTGAGGACAACTGAGGAGATAAGCTGTCTGCATAAGCCCATGTAGATAAGACTTCACTCAAACTTCAGTGTCTGTTCTTCGAGCCAGGTCACCACAAACCTGGTGTGTTCTGGAAGCATTGTATGTGAGGCAGAAACCTTTCAGAGAGCTACAGGGTATATTAGATTAGGTATAATGCCCCGAAATCTGGTTTCGTGGCTTTGCAGACCATAAAAAACTTGCATCTCGGGGGCTTGGACAGGAGAGCAAATGGAGATGTGTCCTGAGCTGAAGAGAGGGGGAATGAGCTGTGCAATAGTGCAGGAGCTGGTGTGTCTTGAAAATCCAGAGTTCTAGCAAACAAGGGAAAAGAGCAGGCTGTTCCAATTGAAAGGTCTCTTTGTATGCTTCTTGTTACTAGCCCAAGTAAAGTCTGAGGACAGAGGTTCTTAATATGCTTTGCAGATTTACAtattcgtgtgtgtgtgtgtatgtatgtgcatatatgtatgtgtttatttgcatatatatcTTGTTTTGAGTATTTGtataagtgtttaaaaataatctgtggGAATCATGGGGAAAAATGGTActtgaaaataagcattttccCTGCTTTGTGAGAAGAAATAATTAAGCTTAATGCAATTTTGTTAGAGTGAATTTATTTGTGCAGTTAAGCAAATGTATGAATTGGGACTCAAGGCAGCCTCATGTCATCTTCTTTGATAAGTGGCGTATGTGGTAAACAGCTTTTGGCTGTTGATAAGGCTGTCATGGGAACATGTAGATTGTGAGAACACTCGCTAGCTACAGCACTGTGCTCTTTCTATTCCAGAAGGAATGCTGCTGTTCAAGTTTTGTGTATCTATTTTAGACTATCCTAGATCACCACTTCATTTATTGAGTTTCTAAATAGCTTTCTGCTTTAATGATCTTCGTGTAATCTATGGGTAGAGATATAGCTCTTTATGAAGCACAGATGTGTCAATTATTTTGCCTTAATTGTACTAGACTGTGGTTGGATAGCTTCAATTCTGAAGAGGAAGTTAAGCAAGTGTGATATTCTGTTGGCAGCTGTCAATtatgaaataatgtatttatttctatggTATAATCTGAAGTATGGTATAATCTGAAGGATGTCTTTTGATCTTGTGTATGTATGtaagcaaaaatgaaacacGGTGTATTTACAGGGCAAATTCTTGTAAAGTTTGTAATTTACAAATCTCTGTCCATAGGCCAGCGTTTGTTAACCCACTCATTCCTGAGAGCCCCGAGGAAGAAGAAATCTTCAAGCAAGGGGAAAGTATGTCATGTGCAGATGTAGTgtttagtgacatggtttaatgcTGGACTGGGCAGTgttaggttaaaggttggaccaggtgatcttagaggcctcttccaacctaaataattctgtatttccTGGTAGCATGtaaatctgcttttgtttcaaGTTAGTAGCTGGAAGGAAGTAGACTTCAGAAGTTCTTCTACTTAGAAATGGTCCTCATTTGttcaaaagcagatttttgtCATGTCTCATGTGTCAATATCATTCAGGTTTTAAAAGCCTGCTCTCACATTCTTGGAAACTTTTTGGCTAAACTGACAGGCACTCCGTGTCAGTACTGAGTACTGAACATGGAGGGGAGAGCAGAAGAAATAGCatagctctgttttcttttgtttcaagcTGGAATTTCAAAGTTGGgaattaaagagaaatgttaAAGACTGAATAAACTGaacagaagatattttaagttaaaatttCAGTCATTATGGCCTATGGCAGTGAATTCATAAATTTGTATTCTTGTACTATTGGCAAAACCTGAAGAAGGTTGCTATTTAGTGATTCTTGCTTGATAcgtttttctgtacttcaggGGGAGTACCTACGTTTCCTGTAAGGGGACTGGGTATCAGCTCCATTGGgtctttatcttttttcctaTATGCAGTCAGTTCTAAAAGCCAAACCTTTGTTTGAGATAGGATTGTCAAGCTCTAGCTTTTAActtaacagaggaaaaagataTGAAGTCAGTTGATTCCAGATTCAAATCATCAGAGccaaatcaatttttttttcatttaaactctaacatacttttttttttcttctctgcttagTGAACAAGTTAAAGAGGATTGATTTCAGCACCGCTTCCTTACTGAAAATGGCTCccactgcagaagaaagaaacattgTTCACGACATATTCCTTAATACATTGGACACGAGgcaagaaagggagggaggggtggAGGAGAAGTGGTgttttgaggaagaaaattcaTGTGCATTTTGACTGGGCTCTTAGAGGGCATACTGGCATAAAGGcacatgtttgttttcctatttttctatttaaactCTGGGCCATTTTGCTTGAAATACAGGTACAAACTTTGACATGTCATTTGTGCCTCTTAAGAGGCTTTCATCATTGAGGAGTGTTAGCTATGCCAAGATGATGAAAGTGTTAACACAGAGAGCTTCTGAGTAAGATGTTAGGAATAATCCTGAAGAAAAAGGTTAATGATGTTTAACCATATAAGGGAATGCAATGGTTTTGCACTGTGTGATTTATACAATATAAGAGTTTTCTGCCAGGTAGGTAGAAGAAAGCCTGTGAGGGCAGGAATCGGCCATATTTTGATCGGGTAATTTACAGTGTGTTTTAGGTATAATTCTGGGCAACATTAGTTGGGGGAGACTAGTGTTGGCACACTTCTCTTGCAGTTCAGATTTCTGTGAAATCATCCAGTTGCCAATGGTTGTAGAACAATGTCTAATAACATTAGCGTGCTATTGTGTTTGTGGATGATTTCTTTGACTCACTAACCTTACACAGTtgttattttcaaagctgttcaCCGAAGTGAGACATAccttctgttaaaaataacagaggTGTTTTGTACACAGTCTGCCTGGGTTTGAAAACCTCAGACTGTCTGCATGTTTGATGTTGAATTATTCTGTTAGCTCGTtacttgcttttaatttatacTCTGACTTAATAAATAGTGTAAGGCTTATCTGGGAAAGTGTGTTTTGTGGATGTGGCTTATCTTTTCTCTAATGTACTTTTCTCAAGGTGAGATTGTTTGTTCATATGAGTTTGGACATTAGCAGAAGTTTCCAAAAGAAGAGACACGTAGACTTGTAATTTGTTATTGCAATCATAACTATCTCTTTAGATACAGCTTCAGGCTCAGTTGGAGCAGCTTTCAGTGACAGCATTCCTGGATGGTGGCTTGTTTGGTTtcaatttttatattgtttgtaTTTGTCTTTTGCATTTTTGACCTGTTGAAATCTGCTCATGTAAAgtttttgtgtttccttcataGGACAGTAAGTTTTCGGAGTCGTGTATTACCACCCAATTCAGTCTGGATGGAAGATGCAAAGCTAAAGGGCCTACAGATTTGCCATCCTcaggtattttgaaaaatatgaataaagtACAGAAATGGCTACCGAATTATGAATTGTCTTTTAAGACTaattaatacattattttgtttaGGTTCTGCAGTGCTTGAGTTGTGTTTAGATCTTAGtttcttttgccatttttctgtTAATGGAATAGAAAATCAGTATCTACTTGGATTGCCAGTGCAAAATAGAGGATTTCTCATTACTTTCTTTCCTATGACTGCTTATTTTGTGTAAAGAAATTAATTCccaatttatttaatttgggCTTCCAGTTTATGATACAGCCTAGAGTTTTATGTTATCAAATAAGTGCCTATTAAGCAAAGGTGCCTCAGCCATTTGGACTTTTGCATGCCTTTATACATTCAGGTGCTCGAAGTTCTGTTAAATGCTGTGAACTGAACCGCAGACTTCAACACAGTGCTTTGAGAAGAACATACGTGATGCAGCagtctcatttttctgtttctatgtACAGGAGCGGAACATCTTCAATAGGATCTTTGGGGGTTTTCTAATGAGAAAGGCATTTGAACTGGGATGGGCAACTGCTTGCAGCTGTGGGTGAGTTGCAGACTTTTTATGTGTATAAAACCTGGAACATTGACCATGTATGGATAGGTCAGGAAACCATGCTAGCCAACCTAATGACAATATGATCAGAAAAGACTGACGTGTTTAAGAGGAGGATGCTGCAGTATTATTTTACAGCACTATTTTACTTAGAGCACCTGTCATATTTGCAAAGAGATTTGCATCATGCTCCTTGGAGCTTGGTTTTTAAACACTAAACATAGGGATAGAAACTGcatcttttttctgttttgttctgtcttgCTAAGCTACTGAGACTGACTTTGAagatatgatttttattttcctaaatgtataaaataaacgTTCTCCTAAATAAATACTGCACCTTTTAATTATGTACTCAAGAGGAATGGTTTCTGAACAACTTGTAATAACTGCTTGTGCTTAGTAAGTGTGACCTGTCATCACCCAGCAAAGATCTATGCCTGAGCTTAATGGAGCATGCGTAGCCTAATAGAAAGGTGCCTGTGTCAGTGCTTGGAAAACCAAGGCCTAAGCTGTGGTGGCATGAAGTTTGCCTAGGGAGTGTAAGTCATAAGATAAAATATGATGCAATAGTGTAACCTACAAGAGGTTTCCTCctcttattttttgtcttttaaagaaagatttattttctaataaccCCTGATTGAAATGCTGGGAAGGAAATAGTTTAAATTTCTCCAAATATACTAGTTGTTCTTGAgatgaaatttctttttctctctcagggGTTCCAGACCTTTTATTGTATCTGTTGATGATATCATGTTTCAGAGGCCAGTTGAGGTTGGATCCTTATTATTGCTTTCTGGACAGGTAGGAGTTTTTGTCTGCTCTTCAAAGAGAAATAACTTACCCTTCTTGTTATCAGTGTTAATCACTGATAACGAACTGTGCATTATGAATGTTTTATGACTTCTCTTGTTAAGCCGTAAAATCGTCTGTTACAGTTTTTCAGTGCCAGTGATGAAGTATGAGCTGTAACTCCTTTCCTAACTGTGTAGGTCTGTTACACGGAGAAAAACTACATCCAGGTTCGAGTGCACAGCGAGGTGTATGATGCAGATACTAGAGAGCACCACACAACCAACATCTTCCATTTTACATTCATATCAGAAAATGAGGTCCCGCGTGTTGTGCCCAAAACATACGGAGGCAAGTATCCAGTTAATGCATTGCCATTGAAACTGTGGAAAAGAACACTTCCTTTCTGCTGAAATGTTTGTCATTTTAATAGATGAATTATTGGCATTTGGATATTTTAACAGGATTTCGTGGCAAAGCACGTTTATTTTATGCTGTGATGACAATGTGGATTGCTTCTTGATCTTACCATTCTGTGTAGTTAGTTGCCCGATAATGATACTAAGttgttaatgtgtttttctcttttcttcacctGATTTCAGAGTCCATGTTGTATTTAGACGGGAAGCGACACTTTGCTGCAACCATGAAAGAAATCTGAGACGTGCTGAGTACATCAGCAGTGTAGCAGCACACTGCCTTAGACTGAATGAGTCATCACCAAGGATGGCTAACAAACAAGTGCTCTCAATACTAAACCAAAATACCCCCCCCCTTTTAGTactatttatgtatttgaatataagtgcattttttattctctgctACTAGGATTTCTTGAAATTTCCTTTGACACACCAGTTCTGTTAGGAAACGAGGCTGAAAAAATACAATCATACTTTGCTTTGAGAGATCTTATTACCCTCCTTGCTGTCTTGTCACCATCTGCCTTCTTTCCCTTGGTAGCTCCCCTTTGTGCTTCTCTGACAATGGATAGAAGTTCTATCAGAAGAATGTGCAATAAGTAGATAGACACAGATGAAGCCATTTGACCTGTATTCTTATGTAAATTAGGTGTAGGGtcttttttttcaagaaggACATGGGCAGCTGGGTAGCAACAGAAGCTCAGAAGTTGTTAGTGTGCAGTGTACAAGCAGGTATTTTCCATCAGTTTGGATTTTACAAGGTTGTTGCAGCTTCTTTTTTATATGGTTTCATGCTCACTCGGTAGACTTGTCTGCAATGATGTGAGGTTGCTAGATGGTCTGTTCTGACATTGTAGGCATACAGCCAGCCCTGTCAgcctcttctatttttttttttctctgctgtaacTGCACACTAGTTCCTGAATGAGTTATTTCTCGTAACCTATGGAAGAGTGATCTGATTGGTGAAATTTTGTAAGACTGGGAAATGGTAGTGTAGAGCGGAACCgggagcagagaaggaaaatgctgcTAAAATGGTAATGGTTATGTTTGATTTCTGCAGCAATTCAGGGCCCAGGGAATCTCTGCTGAACAGTTCCTGAGTCAGGTGCTGAGTGgtgagaggtttttttttttttttgttggacTTGCGGGGTGCAGATGACAGCCTCCACAGCTGGGTTATTTGTGTGCTTCCTCAGTAGGTTGTAATGAAATGTGAGCACTACACGGCTTTTAAAGTTGTTGAGTTTACCTATGAAGGATGGAGCAACTGAGCACCACAGAGTGGACACCAAAGTGGACATAACCATGGTATATAGGTAGCAGGAAGAAAGTAGTTGATACTGAAGTGCTTCTATGCAGTGGAGAAAGCTTTCATTGACAGATGAAGCCGAATATACTGAAATTAGGAGGATGAGTGATGGAAAGCATCAGCTTTTAGCAGTGGGGATGAGTCACAAGCACAAAATGTGGCCTTGGATACCTTCAAATCAAGATTGATGTTCTGTATTAGCAAGGCGGACACCTAAACTGGAGTAGTTGGGCTCCATGGCAGGTTAAATGGATGAACTGTGGTGTTTTATAACCCAGGAGAATAGACTCATCTGGCCCTTCTAGGTTCAAAATTTGTGAAATCAGGAAGCACTGGGTAAAAGTGGTATGACAGCACAGACGCATGAAATGAGTTGATAAAACAGTgttgagatttttatttcagagttagaaagttttaaaaaaaattaatgtttagAAGCAACTTTATTTTTGCTAGAAGGATAGTGTGATGTTCATGGCTCCTAAAAGCCGACTGTTACTCCTATAAAGAGACTGAATGTTACAACTAGTATGCAACACATTGGCCTTTCCTTTCGAAGAACGTGCTGCTTGTATTTGTAAGTTAGGCAGCTTTCCAGTGCAGGAACAGGGATGTTACCTGATGCAGATGGGATTAATGCATCGCAGAGAGATCAAGCTTCCAGATCCTTATGGAGTTTCTCCCTTCAGTTACGCTCTGTTGCTGATTcagctatttttaataattttttgtaATGGTTATGCCACTCTGggcatgtattttatattttctgttttcctgatttttaaaactctttcgAAGCTGAATATACTTGACTGaccaaacaaataaagaactgaaaatcTATCCCAGCTTTTTATATGTATCAATATTTCAATATGAATTTATCACAGTTTCTAAATTCAGCCTTCGGAAGGGGGTGGGAGAAAAAGGTTATAGAGTAGGGAGCAAGGCTTGACATCAAAACCTCTGGATGCAGTGAGGAAAATGAATCCCACAAATGAAGTTGCTTAAAAGAACTGTTCCATGAATGAAGCTGCTTGAGAgaattgctgtgtttttgtacTTCATGATAATGCAATCGTGTACCACAACTGTGGGAGTTATAGGAATGTATTTACAGTCATGCAGAACCTCTGTGTTTATATATGCagatatgtatatgtatgttaCATCTTTTACATATGGtaataaatacacaaagaatTTGTGTCACCTATTTTTCGCCTAGGACAAGAACTCCAAGCTGTCACCATCTTTGATAATAGGTAAATGAATCTTCAAGGAATATCATTTATACGTGTCTCTATGTACACttgtgtaaaataaaaactacttaTTCTTAGATATCACCCTGAGGATAGAAATATTTTACCATAGTAATTAATGCTGAGCTTGTATTGTAACTTAACGACCAACCCCTCACTGCTGTGATGAATCAGTACCACTCGAGCCTGGAGTTATTAAtagaaaatctttttatttgtaGTGATCATACCTGTGTAACTGGCTGTAGCTCTGTAATGGAAATGTTCTGTGCCATCGTGTCATGGACTACAGCAAGGAGGAGATCTGTGCTAGCTGGATTGCCTCCCCTGGCCCTCTCAGTTGTTGCTGATGTAAAAGAGCTCTGGCATTGGCTGAGCTCAGTGTCTGAAAAAgcactttgttttaaatttctctattttcccatgtttttttttttttttttttttttttcaaagcctgaAGTTACTTATGCAAACTCACCCTAACAGCTTCTGGTAGTCCCTCTTCAAATATTCATGAGAATTTTGCAACTAAATCATGGAAGAAACTTGCTGGCACAGCATAGCCAGGGAGTGAGGGTTTTAGTTCAGAAACATTCTCTAAAATTACTgcatatttaattaatttttttttttttttttactgtatgttCACTCTTTGTCTGCTGACAGGCTTGTTTGATTGTCAGTGCTCTGCTGAATGAATTTTATACTAGGTATGTACGTGAGATACGGCTTTATGGACTTGGGCTTGAGGATAGCTTTTGCTAAGGCTGGAAGAAATTGGAGCCCtggaaattttgtcttttttccttttcaaaagacAAGTTCAAAATGGCAGTCTGCATCTGCACTTCACGTACTCCAAGAGAGGCCAGTGAATACTGGGAAGTGTTGGCCCTAGGAAaggctggggaggcagagctgtGTGAGCTGCAATTTGCCACCATTTCAGATCTCAGGTGAAAGCACGGGCTGAGCAGACCACTGTGTCCTCTGCAAGAGAGCATTGCAGATGGCCCTGCCCAGGGTATTTGAGTTAATTTGAGG includes the following:
- the ACOT9 gene encoding acyl-coenzyme A thioesterase 9, mitochondrial isoform X1, with protein sequence MWKLPSFLARTLTSGTSGLPLLPDMAEVRSRLREIVGASTNWRDHVQAMQERKALHTLLAKRQEDLPPRRMKDSYLEVILPLGSQPQIREKYLNVYNSVRFGRILEDLDSLGVLICYTHTKQEAQPRSPLSIVTALVDKINLRKKVVHPDCDIKFTGNVSWVGKTSMEVKMHMLQLHDGDYCPVLDATFVMVARDPENKRPAFVNPLIPESPEEEEIFKQGEMNKLKRIDFSTASLLKMAPTAEERNIVHDIFLNTLDTRTVSFRSRVLPPNSVWMEDAKLKGLQICHPQERNIFNRIFGGFLMRKAFELGWATACSCGGSRPFIVSVDDIMFQRPVEVGSLLLLSGQVCYTEKNYIQVRVHSEVYDADTREHHTTNIFHFTFISENEVPRVVPKTYGESMLYLDGKRHFAATMKEI
- the ACOT9 gene encoding acyl-coenzyme A thioesterase 9, mitochondrial isoform X4 → MWKLPSFLARTLTSGTSGLPLLPDMAEGHLPIHVNNVRSRLREIVGASTNWRDHVQAMQERKALHTLLAKRQEDLPPRRMKDSYLEVILPLGSQPQIREKYLNVYNSVRFGRILEDLDSLGVLICYTHTKQEAQPRSPLSIVTALVDKINLRKKVVHPDCDIKFTGNVSWVGKTSMEVKMHMLQLHDGDYCPVLDATFVMVARDPENKRPAFVNPLIPESPEEEEIFKQGEMNKLKRIDFSTASLLKMAPTAEERNIVHDIFLNTLDTRTVSFRSRVLPPNSVWMEDAKLKGLQICHPQERNIFNRIFGGFLMRKAFELGWATACSCGGSRPFIVSVDDIMFQRPVEVGSLLLLSGQVCYTEKNYIQVRVHSEVYDADTREHHTTNIFHFTFISENEVPRVVPKTYGESMLYLDGKRHFAATMKEI
- the ACOT9 gene encoding acyl-coenzyme A thioesterase 9, mitochondrial isoform X3 — its product is MQERKALHTLLAKRQEDLPPRRMKDSYLEVILPLGSQPQIREKYLNVYNSVRFGRILEDLDSLGVLICYTHTKQEAQPRSPLSIVTALVDKINLRKKVVHPDCDIKFTGNVSWVGKTSMEVKMHMLQLHDGDYCPVLDATFVMVARDPENKRPAFVNPLIPESPEEEEIFKQGEMNKLKRIDFSTASLLKMAPTAEERNIVHDIFLNTLDTRTVSFRSRVLPPNSVWMEDAKLKGLQICHPQERNIFNRIFGGFLMRKAFELGWATACSCGGSRPFIVSVDDIMFQRPVEVGSLLLLSGQVCYTEKNYIQVRVHSEVYDADTREHHTTNIFHFTFISENEVPRVVPKTYGESMLYLDGKRHFAATMKEI
- the ACOT9 gene encoding acyl-coenzyme A thioesterase 9, mitochondrial isoform X2; this encodes MASSQLELRSRLREIVGASTNWRDHVQAMQERKALHTLLAKRQEDLPPRRMKDSYLEVILPLGSQPQIREKYLNVYNSVRFGRILEDLDSLGVLICYTHTKQEAQPRSPLSIVTALVDKINLRKKVVHPDCDIKFTGNVSWVGKTSMEVKMHMLQLHDGDYCPVLDATFVMVARDPENKRPAFVNPLIPESPEEEEIFKQGEMNKLKRIDFSTASLLKMAPTAEERNIVHDIFLNTLDTRTVSFRSRVLPPNSVWMEDAKLKGLQICHPQERNIFNRIFGGFLMRKAFELGWATACSCGGSRPFIVSVDDIMFQRPVEVGSLLLLSGQVCYTEKNYIQVRVHSEVYDADTREHHTTNIFHFTFISENEVPRVVPKTYGESMLYLDGKRHFAATMKEI